A genomic window from Oxyura jamaicensis isolate SHBP4307 breed ruddy duck unplaced genomic scaffold, BPBGC_Ojam_1.0 oxyUn_random_OJ62352, whole genome shotgun sequence includes:
- the LOC118158965 gene encoding olfactory receptor 14J1-like: protein MSNNTSISEFLLLPFAGTRELQLLHFMLFLGIYLTALLGNGLILTAVACDHRLHTPMYFFLLNLALLDLGCISTTVPKAMANSLWDTRDISYSGCVAQLFLFVFLMSTEFSILTVMSYNRYVAICKPLHYGTLLDSKACAQMAAAAWGSGVLHAVLHTANTFSLPFCRGNAVNQFFCEVPKILKLSCSDSYLREIGLLTFSVFVALGCFVFIVLSYVQIFRTVLRMPSEQGQHKAFSTCLPHLFVVSLFVITAFFAALKPPALSSPFLDLVVTVLYSVVPSAVNLLIYSMRNHELKDALCKLL, encoded by the coding sequence ATGTCCAACAACACCTCCATCAgtgagttcctcctcctgccatttgCAGGCAcaagggagctgcagctcctgcacttcatgctcttcctgggcatctacctgactgccctcctgggcaatggcctcatcctcacagccGTAGCCTgtgaccaccgcctccacacccccatgtacttcttcctcctcaacctcgccctcctcgacctgggctgcatctccaccactgtccccaaagccatggccaattccctctgggacaccagggATATTTCATACTCAGGGTGTGTTGCACAGctctttctgtttgtcttcttgATGTCAACAGAGTTTTCTATTCTCACTGTCATGTCCTATAACCGCTatgttgccatctgcaagcccctgcactacgggacCCTCCTGGACAGCAaagcttgtgcccagatggcagcagctgcctggggcagtggggttctccatgctgtgctgcacactgccaatacattttcactGCCATTCTGCAGAGGCAATGCTGTgaaccagttcttctgtgaagtcCCCaagatcctcaagctctcctgttCTGACTCCTACCTCAGGGAAATTGGGCTTCTCACATTTAGTGTTTTTGTGgctttggggtgttttgttttcatcgtgctgtcctatgtgcagatcttcaggactgtgctgaggatgccctctgagcagggacagcacaaagccttttccacgtgcctccctcacctgtTTGTGGTCTCCCTGTTTGTCATCACTGCCTTTTTTGCCGCCCTGAAGccccctgccctctcctccccattCCTGGATCTCGTGGTGACTGTTCTGTACTCAGTGGTTCCTTCAGCAGTGAATCtcctcatctacagcatgaggaaccacGAGCTCAAGGATGCACTGTGCAAACTTCTGA